The DNA region cataaactcttgaacggagttcaagtgcgaaactgtttgtttagacttgaagcaacAAATAGATGGAATTGAaagaaaagaacacaagacacaagagattttatggatgttcagagtaaaAAACTCTTATGTcatcccttcttctcaaccttgagaaggatattcactagaagatttggtttgaatacaacacttgtacaaacTCAGTCGGACAACAAGGACTTAGACACTGCATGTTTTTGAACTCCTACCACAcaaacactctgttgaacagaaacaaattatgtcaacttacaacactgaataCTCACGCAGAATAAgcagtatgtaatacaactttaaCACTCTAGAAAACTTGTAAGCTCTTAGGACTTGAGAACTTGATAGAGTAGTGAAAATGCCGGTGTAAGAACCGTCAAAGGAAAGTTAATAACTGATTAGTGCAAGTATGAACCGGTTTCAACTGATATGTTAAAGGTGTATTCAAAGATTTTCCAAGGTTATGAAGCAAATTGTCCTctgtcttcttaagtaggcaaaCTGCAACGGACACATAACGGACATATTTGCTTCAGAGGACATCAGTCCTAATTTGATTGACTGAGTTCCAAAATAGAACATCAGAGAGGATCCTCCTTTGATCTTGTTTGTACTATATGATAGAAAgctaaattttcattaatgggATTACGATGTATGAGGAACGTATAACTCAGAGGGTTTGACTTGTCTTGGTTCATAGCAGTCTTTTATAGGTCTGATTCTATTGCCGTATCAGACTTCCCATAACGAATTCTTAACCAGGAGCTAAAATTGATTAGGTACAGAAAAACGTTTATCTAGAATACCGATCTTGTAAAATACCGGACACGTCTTGTGTAGAACTAAAGTGATAAAATGTCGGGGACGCTTAGTATAAAATCATGTTAGTAAAATACCGGAGACGTttatccaaaaaccgatttGAATAAACTATCGGACGCACCTCTTTATAAAATACCGATCTCATATATAAGAACCGGACACGCTCCATAAAATACCGAAGTCATATAAAAACGGAAACGATTCTTTATAAAACCGATCTCATATAATATCGAACGCGTGTTAACATAAAATCGATCTTGTAAAATACCGGACGCGTCTTTATAAAACCGATCTTGTGAAATACTAGACGCGCTCCAATATAAAACCGATGTTATATAAAATACCGGACGTGTTCCTTTGCATAATAACAAACTTAtataaaaccaaaaactcttCTTGATATAGCACCGATCTCATATAATACCGATTTGGAGAAATATCGAATTGGATATAAAACCGGTAGCGTCTCTTTGTAGAAACCGAAGTTTGATCAATTACCGGACAACTTTTCTTTCCAGTTTTTTTCAATCTGCACAAAGTTAATTTAACACAactcagtttttatttatacactataaattgattaaatactttaacttaacaatttgaattttaattatgttttaaaatttgtttatacaattttttagtattttacaATTTGTGGATACTTTTtatctttcaaatttatttattttctttatattaaaattatattttataataaataaacattttatttaaataattaatattaaagtagTATATTctaatctttcaaaaataataatattattattatttagttactttcacttttttttctaaattatatctTAGGATTTTTTcagttacatattatttattttttaatatttttggttcaaaatattattttttattttttataagtccACCTTAATGGttgaaaagttttttattattatttacctgttacaaattaaatttgaaatattttattatattttattatatttaattatataaaaatttaattaaaattttactttattaaatttatttcaatttcataatatatatttttttaatattctcttCTATATAAGAATGATTCACTCTCAGAGTATCGAGATTTAGgccattataaaaataatattattttatagtaGAAAAGAAATATGGctccttcatttttttattttctttttttagtattttcttttataaatctaaaaaaaaaagactaaacCCATATTCATACATCGTTAAATCTATAATTTTCTCATTATATTATTCAATcccattcaaaaaaaattaaatttaaaccaattttaattattgGATCCGTCTCTGAATGAGATGTATAGTTAGCCGAAGTAAGAATATGATGTCGGGttctatattataaaatatgtgagaagatgagttgtttaatgaagtgaaagtaaagtcttcgagagttgtgattggtggataaattggaatgagataattttttattagtcgAATTGAAAATAAGGTAAAGAaatagaggtcgattgagaattttcctagttttttataataatataaattttcaatatatataatattaaaaaattcgtttatataattttataaaatgcatattttgattttttttagaagataTAGTATAACAAATGACGGATCCAGAAATTTGAGTTGAGGTGAGCTTAAAAATACTTGGGGTGTGTTTaagaaaataacagaaaaattagagataaaatgagtgaattaattagatttggtcaattttttaataattagataaggAAATAatgaagtaaattaaaaaattaggagGTCAGGTAATAATTTAAccgtaaaaataaaatgttttttaggGTGGATTCAGCTCACTCAAACCCTAACATAGATACGCCCCTAGGTATAATATTGCACCGCGAGAATTCTCCGAAACCGAACAGGACGAGAATGATAGTAAAAAATATCTCTGAAGTAGTGGGGCTAAATGATAAATGATCCCTAATTGTGTACTCTAAACAAACTAACACTAATATAAAAGTTTCATGAAAAGGGGTTGGGTGCAGGGACGAATttatgtaggggctcgggtgggTTGAAGTccaccaaaaataaataaaaaaattgacggCTCAAATTTGACTACACCCGctaatttcttcaaaattttcaatatacttTAAtgtaaaacttacttttattcgTTAGTTTTATTCGTTAGTTTTATTCTGAATTTTCTCGTTATATTTTTAAGCTTAACACTAAaaattttttaggttaaatttttttaagtccaCCCCAATCCTATTTTCTGGGTCCGTCCCTAATTGGGTGGCTTTAGATGGTCTGGTCCTGCCAATAATAACGATCCTCATTTCAACTTAGGATTAAATTTTATGTCCATATTAATAACTCCACTTCAATTAAAAGTTGAGTTTCAATAATTGAAGATGAGAGTCTATCCATAGTATATAACATGTTTCAAACATATGTTTAATGATAAGAAAAATATCTCTTTTAACATATGTGTATGTTTGAAAATGACAATAAAATCTTTACAagataagatattttttttgaaagagaaattgaaaaaaaggGTCTTTCTTAgccaaaaagaaaagaaagctATAAGCTGGAATGGATAGGACCGGACAGTAAAAGGCGGTGTCTTGGTTTTCGATCTTCCTTCTCTTCTCTCTCGTACccattctctctctttctctctgcTTGTTATTTTCATGGCGCGTCTCCTTCCAAGAGTACTATCCTCCCTTACTCTATGTCCTTGTGCATCCAGCCCTTCTTCTTTCGCGGTTCCTTTTCTTTTATCTCATCGCCTCACGACCCATAGAAGCCGATCCAATCGATCTGAGAAAGCCCAATTGGTCGAGGTAGACCTAGAGTCTGATGGAGATGTCGAGGCAATGGATATGCGTAGGCTTGATGATGTTATCCATGGAATTATCGTCAAACGGGCGGCACCCGACTGGCTCCCATTCATGCCAGGCTATTCCTACTGGGTCCCTCCCATTCATCGCCCTTCTGGTATTGTTGAAATTATCAGGAGACTGACGAATCCCCTCACTGACGACGAGTCCATGTCTCTCAGCTCCTCACGAGGTTGGCCTTCCTCCACTTACTTCATTGAAGGtaaaattttgatgtttttcattttcatctgtttgttttgtttgaagtAAAATTGGGTTATATTTTCAAATGTATAGGATTAAACCCTTTAAAGAAACATGAGAATTGGAATCTGAGGAAGTTGTTGAGAGTCACATGCCTTCTTTCAGCAGGGATATGCCATTAACCTTTCTTTGCAATTCTTTAGCCCATTGAAACAACCCAATTTCCCAAAAACATGCATAGCCTGAAAGCATACACTAATTCATTAAGGAGAGAGTGTATCACCAATATACTTTGTAGGATCAGAAAATGATAAATGTTTATTCCCAATGAACTACCAAGTATTTGGTGCAAGATAAAATAAACTGTTACATACCAGCCTACAGATCAAGGGTTTGTAGAAGAAGTATAGATGAGATGAGAATGGCCTAAGCCTTTATAAGACCTGGGGTATATTTAGAAGAAAAGAGAGTTGGGGACTCAACTATGGTGTGTTCATTAAAGCACTGTCTTAGATGACTTGCAGACAATAGTTCATGAGCTACAAGTGTCTGAAAATACCTATGTTTAATTTGACCATTAGTAGAAAAGAAACTGAAAGCACATTGATTGAGGTGGGATGTTGTGCTAACCTcctatagaaaaaaaaaaccctggtctcaaaaaaaaagaaaagtcaTTCATCTTTGTGCCCTCACTGTTGTACATTCATCATGTTCCAACACTCATAGAATCTGATAAATAAGACCTTTTATCCATTCGTAGAGTATCTCTTGGACCTCTCAAATGCCTTTTTCAATGATGCACTAGACCTTCCATTATCTCTTTCAGGAAGTCCTATATTCTCAAAGTCATATCTTAATGGATGAGAATAGCCAACGTTTAGCATGTCATAATATTAAACCCACAACATTAAATGCCAAGATTGAACTACCTTCTTCAGTTTTTGGACCTTGAGGGCATACAAGCTGCCATTACTCGGACTCATATCTTTTAATCTGAATAGCCTTCATAATGAGATGAAACAAGAAAAGAATTGTTAATGTTCTTGTATAATTCATGTACATATAGAGAAACCAAACTGATATCTGAAATTCTCAATAATGGAAATGCACTTACGCTGAAGAAAATTAAATAGATCAATTTGGTTGTGGATATGAATGACTACAAGAACCTTGATGTTTTGATTAGTTGGTGATTCTGATTCTCCAGGACTGATAGTGTGACTTGTTGTGCATTTTGTTAGTAGATTTTGTCTGTGCATGGTTGAGTTGATGATTTCATCTTCTACTTGATGTTGTGTATTTTTAGGGATTAGGGGGGGTCTTAGTTGATTCTTATCTGGTGAATTTTTGGGACATTACTTTACTTGCTAACGATGAATTATGACATTGATAATAACTTGGTTATATATTCAAGTTCTAATATTTCAGAGAAAATTGCTCTTGTTGTTACCGCTTGGTTGCTATTAGGACACTCCATCTCATTTTTTATCCCAActgaataagaatatataatttaaatttaaacaagtATAGAGTCAGGGAACGATAATCAAAGGACAGTATAATGTACTTTTAGACATGCAGGGAATGAATTAGCTGACTTCCACTGTCAGTCTAAACAGATGTGGAACTCCATGTGAAACTGATTTAGTTGAATTAATTTTGAAGAACACAAGTTACACAACGAGCCTATTtgtaaactattattttatctttgaaAATCGTCGTCAAAGTTAAAATTGgatgtgatttatttttttcgaTTGCTATATGTATTTTTCTGGATCatgattcatattattatttggaTCATATATATGATCCAAATTAGACTGTAATTTTTGTTGTTTGATTTGGTATACaaatcatgatccaaattatagtgtaaatttttgtattatttggtGTAGAGATTTTTTTTCTGAATCATGATCAGGTTATTTTACATtgttaaacaaattattttctagatcattCTGATTTTTTgtaaacataacaaatgttAACCACTAACATTTAAATCGAAAATGTACCAAGTTCAAGAAGAAAATTGTTCCCACTCCACTCTTGAAGATaagaaaaacaacaaaaatattgaaGAATAAATCCAGGTAGCAAGAGCAGTGTGCATCCACACAAGAGCAAATTCTATAAGTGAGTTGTATTTAACATCTCCCAATACCCTTCTCTTCTCCCCACCTCTCCAccacttcaaaaaaaaataataataatgaagaaaaaGGATTTTAACCTCAATTTTGTTCAACTGGTGGACTAGGGTGAAAGAGGGGGGAGAATGGTTGGCCTGATAggaatatttttctttctttactgGGTTGTATGTTGAGCAGTTATACTTTTCACCTGGCCCAAATACATGTGGTCATGGAGGGGAGTATGAGCTAGAAATTTGTACTGTCTTGATCTCTGGTTACAATCATAATCGCATTAGAAAATCATCAGTTAAAACtggaagtgattttttttttttcatttgataaAGGATTTTTTTCTGGATCATTATATTGGATAAggtaattttgttgttttatttggtatataaattatttcgtAGATCAGAATCAAATTATATTAGTGTAGATTTTTTTGGATCACGATTAAGATGTAAAATAGGTATACCAAAACAGCCCACACATCGTTTAAGTTTCTATAGTTGAAGAATATTTCTAATATAATGTAATTAAACCTTACTTGGAATATCCAATGTTTTATCTTCTCATTGACATTAAGTGAAGATACctcttaaattatttgttaagaaACCAGAATGTTTACAAGTCAAATGCATATATGTATCTATGTAAATACTTTAAGACCccacattatttttatttatttttctttttttttgttgattacAGCTAGTACTCCAACACATCCTGTTTTGGAGGTTGATGTGGAAGTGAATGTTCAGGAAGTTGCATCTAAGCATACTGATGAAGAAGATTAAGATGTATGTCTACTGAAATTGTTTCTAGGGTGAGCTCATGGATCTCTTTCATCAACTAAGCTTATTTTGGTTTTTGTCTTGTTTGTTATCTCAGCTTGCTGATCCAACATTATTTATCTTAGATATCTAACTGGTAACAAACATAGGGGCCTTTTTGACAGCTGTCTATatgatttattgttttatttttatgaaagaaGTTCATTTTGCCTCTTGAACCTGCATCAAAAAGCTCGTTTTGCTGCCTCAATTTGCGGTAGGTTCGTTATTTCACTTTTAACTCCGTTGATGTCTTGATATGGACCttagaaaataatattctaGTCAAGAAAGAGATTAAGGAAGGAATTGTATGAATTGTATAGAGATGATATAAGAACATAACGGAGTTAACCAAGAAATGACGGTGTGAAGTAATTTGAGCCATTTTTAGAAGTACATAAGTAAAACAAGCTTGGCACAAGTTGAGTAATCAAAACGAGTCTTGTACGATAGAGCAAAATGAATCTGCGATATCTATGCGAACTTAGAATCTTTATGTGGAAGACATTATCGATTATTCTCTTCGCAAGCCTAAGATTAACAAGGTTAGCTTTCAATATAAAGTCAGTCCCTATGGATGCAATTGGCTGAATCTCTATCAACTATTCTtcaatttttcaatataaaaccCATTTATATGATTCCtctatctaattaaaaaaaaaatctcacttGCATGTTCATCCTCTCTTAGAGCTTGGTAGTTTTCTTCGTTTAAAATAGTCGGATTTTTTTGGGTTAAACgattaaaatgttttgaaatataaagGGTAATTGAGTTGATGTTTTAGATTGATGATGAGATAAGAGGTTATTTTTCATGAAACAATGCCTTATTTGAATGTCTAAAGTGTGCATCTGATATGGCTTACATCTTGCATTTCTTCTGAATATAGATGATAGCTGAAATCAGATCTTAACTCTCAATCTTTATTTCTTTTAGTTTGTAGGAGGGGCTGGTTATTAGGAGATGATTTTTCTCTTATGTTTCTTATTCTCTCTTGAAATGCAGTTTGCAGACAGCTTCATCTTGTAGATACTTCAAATATGCGGAAAGAGCTTCTCAAGCACAGAAATGCCTTTTGTACAGTAAGATAGATGACATGAATCTGATGGCTATGTGTTTCACATGCTGACATGAACACTTTTGCTCTTTGTCGGTTGAACAATATAAAACTGGAATTTGTCTTTCGACAACAAAATTTGGTTGGTTTTCATTTTCATGAGATCGATTTGAACACTGTTTGTTTTTCTTGATAATAAGCCAGGCTAGGTGTAGTTTGTAAAAGTTTTTAATCGCTCTAGCATATCCTTCTTTCTTGATAGCGTTGAACTATTGGAtatgttgtattattatttattcctTTTGCTTCTTTCTTATTAATAAAGACAGATTTCCAGTTCATGAGGTGTGATTTGATATTATTCGAACCAATTTGAAAAGTGATGTTGTCAAATCTCTAGAACAAATCGCAATTTTTCGTGATTcaactaaatataaatatctttattGTGATTGATAATCATAAATATTGTGACATTTGAATTGAATGTGATTGTTATATTATTAGCCCATTTGTTGATTAGTGGAAACTGATGATAAAATACTTATATCTGACCCTTGAATTTGCAGTTACCATTTGagtctttttttttcttgtgtAAATGTGTTTTAAGGCAGATTCTAGAAATGTTGCATTCATTTCTCTTAAACtgttttaaaatcaaaattccTATGATTCTTAACCATTTGTTTCAAGtcttatttcattttcaaagaaTTAATAGTAATGTTTTCAATACTGTAAACAAAAGTAGGGGtgttataatataaaagggAGTAATTGGTACTCTCAATTGATCCttagtgattttattttttaatagaaaaattaaaataaattaaaaagctCAAAagtaaaagatatttaaatttaaaatatatttaagtaattcTATCGGTTACCGAATCTGAAACAATCCAATCCGAATGGGTGTATTAATCCgaattaaaaatactaattcgaattgagtttgaattggattaaattcggattggattagaattattcaaattatccaaacaatttaaataaaaatatattttttaatatgtttttctataaatttcaatttaatataatatatttttaacttattttcgCATAACTTagtcaattttaattataacactaaaattttaatataaataatcaaaattaagtaattaaataagaaaatattaaaggaGATTAACTTaactttgaataatttaattaatccaaaataaaataattaaaatatataatatacttaattcactttttcatttttttcattaaatacaaataaaataaataaataaattataaataaatattattaaacaatttcaAGTTcacatctaaaaaaataataaaataaaataatataatatattagtttggATTTCCAAACCATATTCAATCCATATGACGTATAGTTTGGATTACGGATTggattaatttaatttggatttaattcGGATCGGATAAAACTGATCGgttttacccgtttgctcacacTGACATCAATTACGCCTCCACTACTTTATTATTTCCAATGCAATTTATCCTTTTGGAGTTGTTTGGAGTTGTCGTAATAACTACTCGAGCCTCTCAACGAAGTCAACAAAAACCTGCCTTCCAACgaaatcaacaaaattatttttaaataattaaaataaaaggcaGATGGTGATGAATTGCAATTTATTGCGACCTGCCAATGCATACTAAGACCATACCAATACTAAACATTGCTGTCCTATAGGCTGGTTGAATGGGTGTGCATCAAACCTTTGATTCCAactaaaaagtatttatatcaaaccattttaaaatgtatatataaattgagCAATTTCagacaaataattataataaaatatttttttagttctattattaatcaaaaCACAATTTAATGGTATTAGTTTTTAGTAAAAGAAAGAGTGATAGAAAAAGAAATTGGGGATGAGAATGATAGGAAGAATGACGTGTCATTTTTATTGTTGGatgaaaaagtaataaatatgagaaaatttaaaaaaaaaaaaaattcagctACACCACGTCATTTTCTTATCGATTCCCCCAATTTCTCTTCTCATAAGACTAAACAATTTTTCAGTTTGAGGGTATAGATGAATATCATATATAAGTTAAGGgatagatttgacaatgaatcCTTAATAAAAACCGACAAATATTTTCCATTTCTATTGGTCTGAATTTCCTTTCTATAGATTTTACTGGTTTCGAGTCTTCGAGATTTCGGCGATCGCTTGCTGGGATTTCACCCAAGTTTCCGCTTTTTTTGGTTACCATTATCGAGGCTTCGGCGATCACAAGTTGGGAACCATCTTTCTCTCTGTCTAACCCATGTCGGAAGCAGTTCCAGCTGATCAGGTAACTTCTCCATTCAACAATTCGATCGTCTCCTTTTCAAGATAGTTAGCTAACTTGTCTCAAAATGTGGAGTATTAGCATGTATTGGGTGTTATTACCTCATTTGCTTTCTTGGAATTGCTTTGATTTCAATTCATTTGAAACTGAGCTGACACAAACTTTATCCCCAGTAAACCCAGCTACAGTATTCTTTATAAGATCCATTTTTGGTATATATAGTTCCCCAATTCTTCATTGTATATATAAGTCCAATTTTCTCTAGAGTTTACCCAGATGGCCCTTGTAATATGGTTATAGGGTTTTATCTAGAAAAGCAATCAAGTTAAGATGTTCATTCAAGTTGTATAAGGATGCATTCTGGAATGATCTGATAAGGATAGCATATTCTTCTTTATGCAGTGTTGTTATCAGCTTCAATAAGTTTAGTTTCACAAAATTTCACAGGAAACATAACACACTTATTAAAGCTTAAGGGATTACTCATAAACTTAAGACAAGAGGTGTAGCTGTTACGAATTAGGTTAGGGGGTTATGGCATAAGTATTAAATAAGCCCTAGTGGTGATAATGGAGAAAACTCAAATAATCAGGTTTGAAAACTAGAGAAATCTCTATATAGCCTCAGACTAAACATGATCTAATAAGTTCTAAATTTTTGACTAAACGTGGATAAAACAGGGACACTCAGACCATATATTATTCATAAAGAGATCTAAAGTGCATTAACTAGTTTTTCTAATtgtttatgtggatgatataaTTCATACAAGCAACTTTGAGACAGTGAGGCAAGTTTTGAAGTAGAGACTATAAGAGGAATTCAAAATCAAAGATTTAGGAAATTTAAAGTACCTTCATTGTATAGAGATTGTTAATCAAAAGAAGAATTGTTGTAACTGAAAGAAAGTACACTGTAGATCTTCTAATACTCATATGGGTCCCAACAAAAAGTTGGACGCTGATCTTGACAGCCCACTAGTTGAAAAAGGGAGTTATCAGGAAGTTGGGAGCTAGTCTTGACAGCCCACTAGTTGATAAATGGATGGGAAGATGTATCTATCTATCTCACAAACGACATATACTTGTTTTGTAGTAGGTTATGTTATCCAGTTTATGAACAAACCAATTGAGGAACATATGGAAGCAATATAAAGGATATTGAGATACCTAAAATTTGCAACAGGTAAGGTTTATCGTCGGCAAAAGCCAAGAAAATGGAATTGATCTCTACACTAATGCATATCATGCCACTAACATTCTACACAAGATTAATCTTACTCTCTATTGCTCCTATGTTTGGGGAAATTTAGTAACTTAGAGGAGTATGAAAAAGTAGTAAAGAGTCGAGTATGTGTCAAGGTTGTTTGTTGGCTTAAAAAATTACTGGAAGAATGAGAAGTCCCGAGGGAACTACCCGTCAAAGTTCTATGTGATAATCAAT from Impatiens glandulifera chromosome 5, dImpGla2.1, whole genome shotgun sequence includes:
- the LOC124940472 gene encoding uncharacterized protein LOC124940472, which gives rise to MARLLPRVLSSLTLCPCASSPSSFAVPFLLSHRLTTHRSRSNRSEKAQLVEVDLESDGDVEAMDMRRLDDVIHGIIVKRAAPDWLPFMPGYSYWVPPIHRPSGIVEIIRRLTNPLTDDESMSLSSSRGWPSSTYFIEASTPTHPVLEVDVEVNVQEVASKHTDEED